In Flavobacterium cerinum, one genomic interval encodes:
- a CDS encoding geranylgeranylglycerol-phosphate geranylgeranyltransferase, translating to MLTRKSKLTLMKILSLFSVVRGYNIPVIVLAQYLSSIFILAKDERALDVILDWRLFILVFVSTLTIASGYIINNFYDAQKDLINRPNKSMLDRLVSQQTKLKVYFGLNFLATALAYIISWRAALFFAAYIFLIWFYSHKLKKYPIIGNLTASVLAVMPFFGILLYFKNFYHVIFAHAGFLFLLILIREMIKDLENIKGDLTVNYQTIPVRFGTTVSKKVITILTIATIIPVFILIEKYDVGYMDIYFYVALIILMWFIRLLWKSETQQQYIQLHNILKTLIVAGVFCIALIDPTVLINGKKLLAGLA from the coding sequence ATGCTTACCCGTAAATCCAAATTGACTTTGATGAAGATCCTCAGTTTGTTTTCTGTGGTACGCGGTTATAATATCCCGGTAATTGTATTGGCACAATACCTGTCGTCGATCTTTATTCTGGCGAAAGACGAACGTGCTTTAGATGTCATTCTCGACTGGCGTTTGTTTATTTTGGTTTTTGTGTCCACATTAACAATAGCATCAGGTTATATTATCAATAATTTTTACGATGCACAAAAAGACCTGATTAACCGTCCGAATAAATCAATGTTAGATCGGTTGGTGAGTCAGCAAACCAAATTAAAAGTCTATTTCGGACTCAATTTTCTTGCGACGGCACTGGCTTATATTATTTCCTGGCGAGCGGCTTTGTTTTTTGCAGCCTATATTTTCCTGATCTGGTTTTACTCGCATAAATTAAAGAAATATCCGATTATCGGAAATTTAACCGCTTCAGTATTAGCAGTAATGCCGTTTTTCGGAATCTTATTGTATTTCAAAAACTTTTACCATGTGATTTTTGCCCATGCAGGATTCCTTTTCCTGCTTATTCTGATTCGCGAAATGATCAAAGACCTGGAAAATATAAAAGGAGATCTGACAGTCAATTATCAGACGATACCGGTTCGGTTCGGAACAACAGTTTCTAAAAAAGTCATTACCATATTGACAATTGCTACAATAATCCCGGTATTCATTCTGATTGAAAAATATGATGTCGGTTATATGGATATCTATTTTTACGTAGCATTGATTATCTTAATGTGGTTTATCCGCTTATTGTGGAAATCGGAAACCCAGCAACAATATATTCAGCTGCATAATATTCTAAAAACCCTGATTGTAGCCGGAGTGTTTTGCATTGCATTAATTGATCCGACTGTCTTGATCAATGGAAAAAAACTGCTGGCCGGTTTAGCATAA
- a CDS encoding mevalonate kinase family protein: MKGPLFYSKILLFGEYGIIKDSKGLSIPYNFYNGALKIADNPTEESVKSNAALQRFVAYLEDLQEEYPDLVTFNLAALKADVTEGMYFDSSIPQGYGVGSSGALVAAIYDKYANNKITVLENLTREKLLQLKNIFAQMESFFHGKSSGLDPLNSYLSLPILINSKDHIEPTGIPSQSTEGKGAVFLIDSGIVGETAPMVNIFMENLKDQGFRKMLKTQFVKHTDACVENFLHGDIKSLFSNTKKLSKVVLNHFKPMIPEQFHQVWQKGIDTNDYYLKLCGSGGGGYILGFTQNLEKAKESLKDYKLEVVYQF, translated from the coding sequence ATGAAAGGACCACTTTTTTACTCGAAAATTCTACTCTTCGGAGAGTACGGTATTATCAAAGATTCCAAAGGATTATCGATCCCGTATAATTTTTATAACGGAGCATTGAAAATAGCGGACAACCCGACCGAGGAATCAGTGAAATCAAATGCAGCTTTACAACGTTTTGTTGCTTATCTGGAAGATCTTCAGGAAGAGTATCCGGATTTGGTTACTTTTAATTTAGCGGCTTTAAAAGCGGATGTTACCGAAGGAATGTATTTCGATTCCAGTATTCCGCAAGGATACGGAGTGGGAAGTAGCGGTGCTTTGGTGGCGGCTATTTATGATAAATATGCAAACAATAAGATTACCGTACTGGAAAATCTGACAAGAGAAAAATTACTACAGTTAAAAAATATCTTTGCCCAGATGGAATCGTTTTTCCATGGGAAAAGCTCAGGATTAGATCCGCTGAACAGCTATCTGAGCCTTCCGATATTGATCAACTCAAAAGATCATATTGAACCGACAGGAATTCCGTCACAAAGTACCGAAGGTAAAGGAGCGGTATTTTTGATTGATTCCGGTATAGTGGGGGAAACCGCGCCAATGGTTAATATCTTTATGGAAAACCTGAAAGATCAGGGATTCCGAAAAATGCTGAAAACACAATTTGTAAAACATACAGATGCCTGCGTGGAAAACTTTTTGCACGGTGACATCAAATCCTTGTTTTCGAATACCAAAAAACTATCAAAAGTCGTATTAAATCACTTTAAACCAATGATTCCGGAGCAATTCCATCAGGTATGGCAAAAAGGGATCGATACGAATGATTACTACCTGAAATTATGTGGTTCCGGTGGCGGAGGCTACATACTTGGATTTACGCAAAATCTGGAAAAAGCTAAAGAATCCTTAAAAGATTATAAGTTAGAAGTCGTATATCAATTCTAA
- a CDS encoding diphosphomevalonate/mevalonate 3,5-bisphosphate decarboxylase family protein, whose translation MLLEKDFIYNGTLEGLEKGSFEWSAPSNIALVKYWGKKEHQIPANPSVSFTLNNCKTVTKLSFVKKESDNGFSFDLLFEGKEKETFKPKIQKFFERIESYCPYLKNYHFTIDTLNTFPHSSGIASSASGMAALAMNIMNLEKTLNPEMEESYFYSKASFLARLGSGSACRSVKGNVVVWGAHKEIEGSTDLFGITFPETIHDVFNNYQDTILLVDKGEKQVSSTVGHDLMHGHPFAEQRFEQAHENLSKIKTILQNGDLENFIKVVESEALILHAVMMTSVPYYILMKPNTLEIINRIWKYRSETGVPVCFTLDAGANVHVLYPQQVKEKVLEFIQQELVGYCQNSQYICDEIGKGSEKIN comes from the coding sequence ATGCTTTTAGAAAAGGATTTTATTTACAACGGTACGTTGGAGGGATTGGAAAAAGGGAGTTTCGAATGGAGTGCGCCCAGTAATATTGCATTAGTGAAATACTGGGGGAAAAAAGAACACCAGATTCCGGCCAATCCGTCTGTTAGTTTTACTTTGAATAACTGTAAAACAGTAACAAAACTATCCTTTGTTAAAAAAGAATCCGATAACGGTTTTTCATTCGATTTGTTATTTGAAGGAAAAGAAAAAGAAACCTTTAAACCGAAGATTCAGAAGTTTTTTGAACGAATTGAAAGCTATTGTCCTTATTTGAAAAACTATCATTTTACAATCGATACGCTTAACACTTTTCCGCATAGTTCCGGGATTGCGTCATCGGCTTCAGGTATGGCTGCTTTGGCAATGAATATCATGAATCTTGAAAAGACGTTAAATCCGGAAATGGAGGAATCGTATTTTTATAGTAAAGCGTCATTCCTCGCCCGATTAGGATCCGGAAGTGCCTGCCGTAGTGTAAAAGGAAACGTAGTCGTTTGGGGTGCACATAAAGAAATTGAAGGAAGTACCGATTTATTCGGAATCACTTTTCCGGAGACAATTCATGACGTTTTTAACAATTATCAGGATACAATCTTGTTGGTAGACAAAGGAGAAAAACAAGTGTCGAGTACGGTTGGCCACGATTTGATGCACGGTCATCCCTTTGCCGAACAAAGATTTGAGCAGGCTCATGAGAATTTATCCAAAATAAAGACGATTCTGCAAAACGGAGATCTCGAAAACTTTATTAAAGTTGTAGAAAGTGAAGCTTTGATTTTACATGCTGTAATGATGACATCGGTACCGTATTATATTCTGATGAAACCCAATACGCTGGAAATTATTAACCGAATCTGGAAATATAGAAGCGAAACCGGAGTTCCGGTGTGTTTTACGCTTGACGCCGGTGCAAACGTACATGTTTTGTATCCGCAACAAGTGAAAGAAAAAGTGTTGGAATTTATTCAGCAGGAATTAGTTGGCTATTGTCAAAACAGTCAGTACATTTGTGACGAAATCGGAAAAGGAAGCGAAAAGATTAATTAA
- a CDS encoding DUF3021 family protein gives MKHKSQFSGIILGMLYGLVIRMISGKGYFGDVFEINNIYLTWAIPMIIGLSPILFANTKIYKSKIKQFFYPIITQFSFLLCAFVTRRYDFLYITIVGFVFFITAGIFGIAIGAYVKDRINNKKQNG, from the coding sequence ATGAAACATAAATCACAATTTTCCGGTATTATACTGGGTATGCTATACGGCTTAGTTATTCGAATGATTTCCGGCAAAGGTTATTTTGGAGACGTTTTTGAAATCAACAATATCTATCTTACTTGGGCGATCCCTATGATAATTGGTTTATCTCCCATTTTATTTGCAAATACTAAAATCTACAAATCAAAAATTAAACAATTCTTCTATCCGATTATTACACAATTTTCTTTCTTACTTTGTGCATTTGTAACCAGACGTTATGATTTTTTATACATCACAATAGTAGGATTCGTGTTTTTCATTACTGCCGGAATTTTTGGAATTGCAATAGGTGCATATGTTAAAGATCGTATCAATAATAAAAAACAAAACGGATAA
- a CDS encoding TspO/MBR family protein, which translates to MRNITRILMIVVTCLVVGYFSGIVTRASIETWYPTLIKPSFNPPNWLFPPVWTSLYIMMGIAAGMVWNRIDSEKEAVKRALLFFAIQLGLNALWSYLFFGLHNVLLALIELAVLWLLIYETYLSFKKINKIAGYLLLPYLAWVTFAGVLNASIWQLNQ; encoded by the coding sequence ATGAGAAACATCACCCGTATTTTAATGATTGTTGTAACCTGTCTTGTAGTGGGTTATTTTTCCGGAATTGTAACACGTGCCAGTATCGAAACCTGGTATCCTACTTTAATAAAACCTTCATTTAATCCGCCTAACTGGTTATTTCCACCGGTTTGGACTTCTTTATACATCATGATGGGAATTGCAGCCGGAATGGTTTGGAATCGTATTGATTCTGAAAAGGAAGCTGTTAAAAGAGCTTTATTGTTCTTTGCTATTCAATTGGGATTAAATGCGTTGTGGTCGTATCTGTTTTTCGGGCTTCATAATGTTTTACTAGCCTTAATCGAGCTTGCAGTACTTTGGTTATTGATCTACGAAACTTATCTTTCTTTTAAAAAAATCAATAAAATTGCAGGTTATCTGTTATTACCTTATTTAGCCTGGGTTACTTTCGCAGGTGTACTAAATGCGAGTATCTGGCAGCTAAATCAATAA
- a CDS encoding OmpA family protein, which translates to MKDSTIATDPKSVALRPTYPFALKGSSIDFSSQNNFNFLKSDFKKLQPVNDSITLGIASLKAFLEKGNNTLKITGFATKDEINASIFPNLGHARANDVKNYFIAQGIPSSKIDIDGVITEGLATNNETVLGPISYNLIEKNISEPAPETDWKAVKEGLNTNPLTLYFNTGQTQIDLTESDRQKIADMIHYIDHVENAKLIVVGYTDNVGNRETNIHLGQQRADFAKNYLIQNGVTSDKINSSSKGPDDPLMSNATKEGQAKNRRTVIKIN; encoded by the coding sequence ATGAAAGACAGTACTATCGCAACCGACCCTAAAAGTGTTGCACTTCGCCCGACTTATCCGTTTGCTTTAAAAGGTAGCAGTATTGACTTTTCTTCTCAGAATAACTTTAATTTTTTAAAAAGCGATTTTAAAAAACTACAGCCCGTTAATGACTCAATTACATTGGGCATCGCTTCATTAAAAGCTTTTCTGGAAAAAGGCAACAATACCCTAAAAATTACCGGATTTGCCACTAAAGACGAAATCAACGCTTCCATTTTTCCTAATTTAGGTCATGCCAGAGCCAATGATGTAAAAAACTACTTTATCGCTCAAGGAATTCCTTCTTCCAAAATTGATATCGATGGTGTCATTACCGAGGGATTAGCCACCAATAACGAAACAGTATTAGGACCGATAAGCTATAACCTCATCGAGAAAAATATTTCTGAGCCCGCTCCTGAAACCGACTGGAAAGCCGTTAAAGAAGGACTTAATACCAATCCGCTAACGCTCTATTTCAACACCGGTCAGACTCAAATTGACCTAACCGAATCCGATCGTCAGAAAATAGCCGATATGATTCATTATATCGATCATGTAGAAAATGCAAAATTAATTGTGGTAGGCTATACCGATAATGTCGGTAATCGCGAAACAAACATCCATTTAGGCCAACAACGTGCTGATTTTGCTAAAAATTATCTGATTCAAAACGGTGTCACTTCCGATAAAATAAACAGTAGTTCCAAAGGCCCGGATGATCCGTTAATGAGTAATGCGACCAAAGAAGGTCAGGCCAAGAACAGACGGACCGTAATCAAAATCAATTAA
- a CDS encoding T9SS type A sorting domain-containing protein — translation MKKIILDFRTGVLLCCLFFVTTLSVHAQAVSLNVVATNALSVSPLSVSGNVYKFDVVIPYNASDLDGIFILTYNNGSFVCIGTGTARYLTLYKSNGAFVTDSANSTCVNFVGTLPVGANDYVFRAYCTRPQLPATLRAEFNIRINVIKEAAPNVNLSFAPFCKLIPDTQQNSGYIGFNVTGNYANADNLYLRVSNPAAACPSADYKVTSLHSSGAATATINPTASIYECDALTTYTIKLVYKATSVSGMYFEHVINSGDLGWNDYSWQKTIHHCLKIVGFKSQQPDLGLSDSVVNEIVADKLRIYPNPTNNDLDILPADGKEIRSVKVVDPNGLVYESKAFSSAKGEQTISLAHLRPGIYFLEIETNEGVAVEKVIKN, via the coding sequence ATGAAAAAAATTATTCTTGATTTTAGAACAGGAGTGTTATTGTGCTGTCTGTTTTTTGTGACAACTTTATCTGTTCATGCACAAGCGGTGTCGTTAAATGTAGTAGCAACAAATGCGCTTAGTGTCAGTCCTTTGTCGGTAAGCGGAAATGTGTATAAATTTGATGTAGTTATACCCTATAATGCAAGCGATTTGGACGGAATATTTATATTAACGTATAACAATGGCTCTTTTGTTTGTATAGGGACAGGAACAGCAAGATACTTGACATTGTACAAAAGTAACGGTGCCTTTGTAACTGATTCGGCAAATAGTACTTGTGTGAACTTCGTAGGTACATTACCGGTAGGAGCTAATGATTATGTTTTTAGAGCCTATTGTACAAGACCGCAACTTCCGGCTACTTTAAGAGCGGAGTTCAATATTCGTATCAATGTAATAAAAGAAGCAGCACCAAATGTTAATCTTAGTTTTGCACCATTCTGTAAACTTATTCCGGATACACAACAAAACAGTGGTTATATCGGTTTTAATGTCACCGGTAATTATGCCAATGCTGATAATTTGTATTTAAGGGTAAGTAACCCGGCTGCAGCTTGTCCTTCAGCTGATTATAAAGTGACTTCGCTACATAGTTCCGGAGCAGCTACGGCTACGATTAATCCGACAGCCAGCATATACGAATGTGATGCCTTAACAACTTATACGATTAAATTAGTATATAAAGCAACAAGTGTTTCAGGAATGTATTTTGAACATGTAATTAATTCAGGAGATTTGGGATGGAACGATTACAGCTGGCAAAAAACAATTCACCATTGTTTAAAAATTGTAGGATTTAAATCGCAACAACCTGATTTAGGATTGAGTGATAGTGTTGTAAATGAAATAGTAGCTGATAAGCTTAGAATATACCCGAATCCAACCAATAACGATTTAGATATTCTACCGGCAGATGGCAAAGAAATCCGTAGTGTAAAAGTAGTTGATCCAAATGGATTGGTATACGAATCGAAGGCATTCAGTAGTGCAAAAGGCGAGCAAACGATTAGTTTGGCCCATTTGAGACCGGGAATTTACTTTTTAGAAATTGAAACCAATGAGGGCGTTGCTGTAGAGAAAGTAATAAAAAATTAA
- a CDS encoding T9SS type A sorting domain-containing protein — protein sequence MKKIIFKVQTTLVVCCLFLAATFSLNAQNLSLGTTNALSMSGPTVISGVHTYNIVIPYYETSLTGTFKLSYGTTSNPFTCSSPYFRYITLNTGTGGYVSNSSNLNTVSIPGTIAVGTSDYVMRVYCANSAPDLPSILRGTFYIKINVTKEVAPSVNLNFAPYCKVTPNTNPQQYNGYIGFNVTGNYANAGKLYLRVTNALGTCPYIDYKVTLLHNSGAATATISPTASFYDCATNTTYTIKLVYKGTTVSGNAIEQVVSTGQIGWNEYSWKKTFRNCLNVLEPVPVDPVFERNITGNVTVDLVETKKINVYPNPTNNDLNILPAEGKEIRSVKVLDPNGLVYESKAFRSAKGEQTISLAHLRPGIYFLEIETNEGIAVEKVIKN from the coding sequence ATGAAAAAAATTATTTTTAAAGTACAAACAACTCTTGTGGTGTGCTGCCTTTTTTTAGCAGCAACTTTCTCGCTGAATGCACAAAATTTGAGTTTGGGTACAACTAATGCATTAAGTATGTCCGGGCCAACAGTAATTAGTGGGGTACATACGTATAATATCGTAATCCCGTATTATGAAACAAGTTTGACCGGTACCTTTAAGCTGAGTTATGGAACAACGAGTAATCCGTTTACTTGTTCAAGTCCTTATTTCAGATACATTACATTAAACACTGGAACCGGAGGATATGTTAGTAATTCATCTAATCTTAATACGGTAAGTATTCCGGGAACAATAGCAGTTGGAACCAGTGATTATGTTATGCGCGTATATTGTGCAAACTCAGCACCCGATCTTCCGTCCATATTAAGAGGTACATTTTATATCAAGATTAATGTGACAAAAGAAGTAGCTCCGTCGGTTAACTTAAACTTTGCACCGTATTGTAAAGTGACTCCGAATACTAATCCGCAACAATACAACGGTTATATCGGGTTTAATGTTACCGGAAATTATGCGAATGCCGGTAAATTATATTTGAGAGTAACTAATGCTTTGGGGACTTGTCCTTATATAGATTATAAGGTAACCTTGTTGCATAATTCCGGCGCTGCGACTGCTACGATAAGTCCTACTGCTAGTTTTTATGATTGTGCAACCAATACGACATATACTATAAAATTAGTATATAAAGGAACTACAGTTTCAGGAAATGCTATAGAACAGGTTGTTAGCACCGGACAAATCGGTTGGAATGAATATAGCTGGAAAAAAACATTTAGAAACTGTCTTAATGTACTTGAGCCTGTACCGGTGGACCCTGTTTTTGAACGTAATATTACAGGAAATGTAACTGTTGATTTGGTTGAAACTAAAAAAATCAATGTATACCCGAATCCAACCAATAATGATTTAAATATTCTACCGGCAGAAGGCAAAGAAATCCGTAGTGTAAAAGTGCTTGATCCAAACGGATTGGTATACGAATCGAAAGCATTCCGTAGTGCAAAAGGAGAGCAAACGATTAGTTTGGCGCATTTGAGACCGGGAATTTACTTTTTGGAAATCGAAACCAATGAGGGCATTGCTGTAGAAAAAGTAATAAAAAATTAA
- a CDS encoding T9SS type A sorting domain-containing protein, translated as MKKTIFDVKAGVLMCCLFLIAAFSSNAQTLTLGTTNALGMTSTSSGGTYTYNVTVPYFANDLTGTFNVTVPYSCQANYTKKLYLSNAFGSVNSSTGSNIITIPGPLLVGINSYTVTGYCEDGSSQPDPVITTFNIKVVVTRETAPSVSLSFSPYCKITPNSNPQLYSGYIGFNVTGNYVNAGKLYLRVTNALGTCPYADYKVTFLNNTGAATATINPTASFYDCASTTTYTIKLVYKTTSMSGTPITYIVSSGSIGWTDYSWTKTFKNCLNKLDPQPQDPVLVGRIANEDMADLAETKKFNVYPNPTNSDLNILPVEGKEIRSAKVIDPSGFVYESKAFGSAKGLQTVSLAHLRPGIYFVEIETNEGVFVEKVVKN; from the coding sequence ATGAAAAAAACTATTTTTGATGTGAAAGCAGGCGTTTTGATGTGCTGTCTGTTTTTAATTGCTGCTTTCTCTTCCAATGCACAAACTTTGACTTTGGGAACTACAAATGCACTAGGTATGACCAGTACTTCTTCGGGTGGGACATATACCTATAATGTGACAGTTCCGTATTTTGCTAATGATTTAACAGGAACGTTTAATGTGACAGTTCCGTATTCTTGTCAGGCAAATTATACAAAGAAGCTATATTTAAGTAACGCATTTGGAAGTGTAAACTCGTCGACTGGCAGTAATATAATAACAATACCAGGGCCATTGCTAGTAGGTATAAACAGTTATACTGTAACCGGATACTGTGAGGATGGATCGAGTCAGCCGGATCCGGTAATAACAACATTTAACATAAAAGTTGTAGTGACAAGAGAAACTGCTCCGTCTGTTAGTTTAAGTTTTTCTCCCTATTGTAAAATAACGCCTAATAGTAATCCGCAATTGTATAGTGGTTATATTGGATTTAATGTAACCGGAAATTATGTGAATGCCGGTAAATTATATTTGAGAGTAACTAATGCTTTGGGAACTTGTCCTTATGCAGATTATAAAGTAACCTTTTTGAATAACACCGGGGCAGCTACAGCTACAATTAATCCGACAGCTAGTTTCTACGATTGTGCTTCGACTACAACATATACAATAAAACTGGTTTATAAAACTACGAGTATGTCGGGAACACCTATTACTTATATTGTAAGCAGCGGAAGTATCGGATGGACGGATTATAGCTGGACAAAGACATTTAAAAATTGTCTTAATAAGTTGGATCCGCAACCTCAGGATCCTGTATTAGTAGGTCGTATCGCTAATGAAGACATGGCGGATCTTGCTGAAACTAAAAAATTCAATGTATATCCGAATCCAACGAATAGCGATTTAAATATTCTGCCGGTAGAAGGAAAAGAAATCCGTAGTGCTAAAGTAATTGATCCAAGTGGATTTGTATACGAATCGAAAGCATTTGGTAGCGCTAAAGGTTTGCAAACAGTTAGTTTGGCTCATTTGAGACCGGGAATCTATTTTGTAGAGATCGAAACAAACGAAGGTGTATTCGTGGAAAAAGTAGTGAAAAACTAA